A region of Candidatus Binatia bacterium DNA encodes the following proteins:
- a CDS encoding DUF1684 domain-containing protein — translation MNDANVRAKPPTAPILVLGLFAGLLAGLTSCGRGGDSGPAMTAAEADTLMKSYAKDRSDTETWLKSSPTSYLATTQRQDFGDRATMTIGSAAGSDVRVEDPAVKPHHLRVTVEGDSFRVEGVDRGATFEILKDSTTTTSATVPPSSIKVGRFTMRLSHQRFPAIIVFDPQSPRFQLYKGIKYFPPDLAYHIVAGLTPNPHPDTTIILSTRGNRRRAVRVGWFDFKVKGTPVRLEANRLLEPGVGEKDVSLFFTDATTGKESYGVGRYLDPELRPDGRYALDFNKCYNPACAYSEHYNCPIPPAENHLKIPIAAGEMDSHYMH, via the coding sequence ATGAACGACGCCAACGTGAGAGCCAAGCCGCCCACCGCGCCGATCCTGGTCCTCGGGCTGTTCGCAGGTCTCCTCGCGGGCCTGACCTCGTGCGGGCGGGGCGGAGACTCGGGGCCCGCAATGACCGCGGCCGAGGCCGACACCCTGATGAAGTCCTATGCCAAGGATCGCTCCGATACGGAGACCTGGCTCAAGTCCTCGCCGACGTCCTACCTGGCCACGACCCAGCGCCAGGACTTCGGGGATCGCGCCACGATGACGATCGGAAGCGCTGCCGGGAGCGACGTACGGGTCGAGGACCCGGCGGTGAAGCCGCATCACCTGCGGGTGACGGTCGAGGGCGACTCGTTCCGTGTCGAGGGGGTAGACCGCGGCGCAACGTTCGAGATCCTCAAGGACTCCACGACGACGACCTCGGCCACGGTGCCTCCGTCGAGCATCAAAGTCGGGCGGTTCACGATGCGCTTGTCGCACCAGCGTTTCCCGGCGATCATCGTCTTCGACCCGCAGAGCCCTCGCTTCCAGCTGTACAAGGGGATCAAGTACTTCCCGCCCGATCTCGCCTACCACATCGTCGCCGGCCTCACGCCCAATCCCCATCCGGACACGACGATCATCCTCTCGACGCGTGGCAATCGCCGGCGCGCCGTGCGCGTGGGCTGGTTCGACTTCAAGGTGAAGGGGACCCCCGTTCGGCTGGAGGCCAACCGCCTGCTCGAGCCCGGCGTCGGGGAAAAGGACGTGAGCCTCTTCTTCACCGACGCGACGACCGGGAAGGAGAGCTACGGCGTGGGCCGCTACTTGGATCCCGAGCTGCGGCCCGACGGGCGCTACGCGCTCGATTTCAACAAGTGCTACAACCCCGCGTGCGCCTATTCGGAGCACTACAACTGCCCCATCCCGCCGGCCGAGAACCACCTCAAGATTCCGATCGCGGCCGGGGAGATGGACTCGCACTACATGCATTGA
- a CDS encoding PAS domain S-box protein codes for MALACVLLGAVMRSSLDGVLGPTGLPFLFFFPAVAAAAWFGGLAPGIMAILAAALLAKWLYLTPVHSLAMPGSFDIAALLGFLSGSALIVFAIEAVHRSRARLVLELQERQRAESGMAKAYEQLATTLRSIGDGVIVTDAEGLITSINAEGERLTGWRSAEAVGTSLTTVFRIIHEKTRNPVESPVASVLRDGRVVALANHTVLLARDGREIPIDDSAAPVRRGDGPILGVVLVFRDATAQRAAYEAHARLAAIVEFSDDAIFTKSLDGIVRTWNRSAERLFGYRADEIVGKPITTLIPPELHHQEPEILSLLRSGRPVDRLETDRITKDGRRLRVSLSISPLRDSEGELIGAAKIVHDITEIAAARESLAREKELLATTLASIGDAVIATDPEGRVTFLNGEAERLTGWTSADARGRPLPEVFHIVNEQTRAIVENPVEKALRLGAVVGLANHTVLLARDGSEWPIDDSAAPIIMNGRVFGVVLVFRDVTERKQVEAALRESERRFRLMADAAPVLIWTTGTDMGATWFNKGWLDFVGRPIEREIGAGWLDGIHPEDVPSCRQTYGMAFAAREPFSRTYRLRRHDGEYRWVFDRGVPLYDSSGAFAGYIGSSVDVTESILAEKARRDADRRKDEFLAILSHELRNPLAPIRMAVGLLRQIGPPDPELHELRDIIERQTSQLSRLLDDLLDVSRIASGKIVLRKERIHLGLAIASAVESVRPAVQARNHELAVTMPSDAIYLDGDLGRLAQVFTNLLHNAVKYTENGGRIRLWVEREGSDVLVGVRDTGVGIAPEQLGRVFEMFAQVDESLEHSQGGLGVGLSLSRTLVELHGGHIEAHSDGIGHGSEFIVRLPIVLAPEPESRGQGLATGPPSAPTGTRILIADDNVDSAAVLAWSLRRSGHEVRVAHDGESALEAIQVFQPRLAILDIGMPRLNGYQLAARIRERLGPDVVLVAVTGWGQEEDKRRALAAGFNHHLTKPLDLSDIEKLVTTLC; via the coding sequence GTGGCCCTTGCGTGCGTGCTCCTCGGAGCCGTGATGCGAAGTTCGCTCGACGGCGTGCTCGGTCCCACCGGCCTTCCGTTCCTCTTCTTCTTCCCGGCGGTCGCCGCCGCGGCATGGTTCGGCGGTCTTGCTCCCGGAATCATGGCGATTCTGGCCGCCGCACTCCTCGCCAAGTGGCTCTACCTGACTCCGGTCCACAGCCTCGCCATGCCCGGGAGCTTCGACATCGCCGCCCTTCTCGGCTTCCTTTCAGGCTCCGCGCTCATCGTGTTCGCGATCGAGGCCGTTCACCGCTCTCGTGCGCGCCTCGTCCTCGAGCTGCAGGAGCGACAGCGCGCCGAATCGGGCATGGCCAAGGCCTACGAGCAGCTGGCGACGACCCTGCGCAGCATCGGCGATGGCGTCATCGTCACCGACGCCGAGGGCTTGATCACTTCCATCAATGCCGAGGGGGAACGCCTGACCGGTTGGAGGAGTGCGGAGGCGGTGGGGACGTCGCTCACGACCGTATTCCGCATCATTCACGAGAAGACCCGGAATCCTGTCGAGAGTCCGGTCGCGAGCGTGCTGCGCGACGGCCGCGTCGTCGCGCTCGCGAATCACACCGTCCTGCTTGCCCGTGACGGACGCGAGATTCCGATCGACGACAGCGCCGCGCCCGTCCGGCGCGGCGACGGTCCGATTCTCGGAGTGGTCCTCGTCTTCCGCGACGCGACCGCACAGCGCGCCGCCTACGAGGCGCACGCCCGTCTGGCCGCCATCGTCGAGTTCTCGGACGATGCGATCTTCACGAAGAGCCTCGACGGGATCGTTCGAACCTGGAACCGGAGTGCCGAGCGGCTTTTCGGATATCGAGCCGATGAGATCGTGGGAAAGCCGATCACGACGCTCATCCCGCCGGAGCTCCACCACCAGGAGCCGGAGATTCTGTCGCTGCTCCGGAGCGGCCGTCCTGTCGACCGCCTGGAGACCGACCGGATCACCAAAGACGGCCGGCGCCTCCGGGTATCGCTCAGCATCTCACCGCTTCGGGATTCCGAGGGCGAGCTGATCGGGGCCGCGAAGATCGTCCACGACATCACGGAGATCGCCGCGGCGCGCGAGTCCCTGGCACGCGAGAAGGAGCTCCTCGCGACCACGCTGGCGAGCATCGGGGACGCCGTGATCGCGACCGACCCCGAGGGGCGCGTCACCTTCCTGAACGGGGAGGCGGAACGGCTCACCGGCTGGACGAGCGCCGACGCGAGAGGGCGCCCGCTTCCGGAGGTCTTCCATATCGTGAACGAGCAGACCCGGGCGATCGTCGAGAACCCGGTCGAGAAGGCGCTTCGCCTTGGCGCGGTGGTTGGGCTCGCCAACCATACGGTGCTCCTCGCCAGGGACGGCTCGGAATGGCCGATCGACGACAGCGCGGCGCCCATCATCATGAACGGCCGCGTGTTCGGGGTCGTCCTCGTGTTCCGCGACGTGACGGAACGGAAGCAGGTGGAGGCGGCCTTGCGCGAGAGCGAACGCCGTTTCCGCCTCATGGCGGACGCCGCCCCGGTGCTCATCTGGACCACGGGGACGGACATGGGCGCCACGTGGTTCAACAAGGGCTGGCTCGATTTCGTGGGCCGCCCGATCGAGCGGGAGATCGGCGCCGGCTGGCTCGATGGAATCCATCCGGAGGACGTGCCGTCCTGCCGCCAGACCTACGGCATGGCCTTCGCCGCGCGCGAGCCGTTCTCCAGGACCTACCGGCTGCGGCGCCACGATGGCGAGTACCGCTGGGTGTTCGACCGCGGGGTTCCCTTGTACGACTCGAGCGGGGCCTTTGCGGGTTACATCGGGTCGAGCGTCGACGTCACCGAAAGCATCCTGGCGGAGAAGGCGCGACGTGACGCCGACCGGCGCAAGGACGAGTTCCTCGCGATTCTCTCTCACGAGCTGCGGAATCCGCTCGCGCCGATCCGGATGGCGGTCGGACTCCTGCGTCAGATCGGTCCGCCCGATCCCGAGCTGCATGAGCTGCGAGACATCATCGAACGGCAGACGAGCCAGCTTTCCCGCCTGCTGGACGACCTCCTGGACGTGAGCCGGATCGCCTCCGGCAAGATCGTGCTGCGGAAAGAGCGGATCCACCTCGGCCTGGCCATCGCGAGTGCCGTGGAGTCGGTGCGCCCAGCCGTCCAGGCGCGGAACCACGAGCTCGCCGTCACCATGCCTTCGGATGCGATCTACCTGGACGGCGACCTGGGCCGGCTGGCCCAGGTCTTCACGAACCTCCTTCACAACGCCGTGAAGTACACCGAGAACGGCGGACGCATCAGGCTGTGGGTCGAGCGGGAGGGGAGCGACGTGCTCGTCGGCGTGCGGGATACGGGCGTCGGGATCGCGCCGGAGCAGCTGGGGCGCGTCTTCGAGATGTTCGCCCAGGTGGACGAATCGCTGGAGCACAGCCAGGGAGGGCTGGGGGTGGGCCTCTCCCTGTCGCGGACCCTGGTCGAGCTTCATGGAGGACACATCGAGGCGCACAGCGACGGGATCGGCCACGGTAGCGAGTTCATCGTGCGCCTGCCCATCGTGCTGGCGCCCGAGCCGGAATCTCGTGGGCAAGGGCTCGCGACGGGTCCGCCCTCGGCGCCGACGGGAACCCGCATCCTGATCGCGGACGACAACGTGGACTCGGCCGCGGTGCTTGCCTGGAGCCTTCGTCGTTCCGGCCACGAGGTGCGCGTAGCCCATGACGGGGAGTCGGCGCTGGAGGCCATCCAGGTGTTCCAGCCTCGGCTTGCGATCCTGGACATCGGGATGCCCCGGCTGAATGGATATCAGCTTGCGGCCAGGATTCGTGAGCGCCTGGGGCCGGACGTGGTGCTGGTCGCGGTCACCGGCTGGGGTCAGGAAGAGGACAAGCGCCGCGCCCTGGCCGCTGGGTTCAACCACCATCTCACGAAGCCCTTGGACCTCTCGGACATCGAGAAGTTGGTCACGACCCTATGTTGA
- a CDS encoding alpha/beta hydrolase, whose product MRIDVNGTTLWFDVDGPVLIPEDGAWRRRPTVVLLHGGPGSFDHYYLKPDFHRLADVAQVVYLDLRGHGRSAWGDPADFSYEACAEDVCALCDALGIERPILYGHSMGGFIALVHAIRHPGHAAAIIVDSAGGRMDIPSMVERFRSIGGDEVADVVRRAYGGEEVTREEWLPCWALFGPSLPDRRYGVINAPLNRRYMPLLGTFDVMNQVDRIQCPALIVSGSLDPVMAPEVGRELAQALPAGLGRHEVIEGAGHFPWKDRPEAYWRVVTEFVAGVAARSARAGPSARPASGAASGRFP is encoded by the coding sequence ATGCGCATCGACGTGAACGGCACGACCCTGTGGTTCGATGTGGACGGACCCGTCCTGATTCCCGAAGACGGCGCGTGGCGTCGCCGGCCCACGGTCGTGCTCCTGCACGGGGGTCCCGGCAGCTTCGACCACTACTACTTGAAGCCCGACTTCCACCGGCTGGCCGACGTGGCCCAGGTGGTCTATCTGGACCTGCGCGGCCACGGCCGCTCGGCATGGGGCGATCCCGCCGATTTCAGCTACGAGGCGTGCGCCGAGGACGTGTGCGCCTTGTGCGACGCGCTCGGCATCGAGCGCCCGATCCTGTACGGGCATTCGATGGGCGGCTTCATCGCGCTGGTCCACGCGATCCGCCATCCCGGTCACGCCGCCGCGATCATCGTGGACAGCGCCGGCGGGCGAATGGACATTCCGAGCATGGTGGAGCGCTTCCGTTCGATCGGGGGTGATGAGGTCGCGGACGTCGTTCGGCGGGCGTACGGTGGCGAGGAGGTGACGCGCGAGGAGTGGCTGCCCTGCTGGGCCCTGTTCGGCCCTTCGCTTCCCGATCGCCGGTATGGCGTGATCAACGCCCCGCTCAACCGGCGCTACATGCCCCTGCTCGGAACCTTCGACGTCATGAACCAGGTCGACCGCATTCAGTGCCCGGCCTTGATCGTCTCAGGGTCGCTCGATCCGGTCATGGCTCCCGAAGTGGGGCGGGAGCTGGCCCAGGCGCTTCCCGCGGGATTGGGGCGACATGAGGTGATCGAGGGAGCGGGCCACTTCCCATGGAAGGATCGCCCGGAAGCGTACTGGCGGGTCGTCACCGAGTTCGTGGCTGGCGTGGCCGCGCGATCAGCGCGAGCGGGACCTTCCGCACGCCCGGCCAGCGGAGCGGCTTCCGGCCGGTTTCCCTGA
- a CDS encoding phosphodiester glycosidase family protein — protein MRARRAISAATVLVAIGLASPLAAEGLATLAFDHHGTWHTFWRSDHPPARWAGPDSMLSRSLVWKRLARGADWSSVRLACAAPVWRARLIVARLDPRDVALSLVLDLSRDEGRPAWTIDRAPEDAILAVNAGQFIRTMPWGWVATDGRQRLRPGFGPLSSAVAVDASGRVRWAHGDSLLDATGVVAGFQSYPTLLEGNGVVPATLRSPNPLVNLHHHDARLALGQTREGSLLIVMTRFDAMGDEAGGFPLGPTTPEMAAILGALGASDAVMLDGGISAQLLLRETGRKPLRWPGVRKVPLALIARPRQPRTR, from the coding sequence GTGCGCGCGCGGCGCGCGATCTCCGCCGCCACGGTCCTGGTCGCGATCGGTCTGGCTTCGCCCCTGGCCGCCGAGGGGCTCGCGACCCTCGCATTCGATCACCACGGTACCTGGCACACCTTCTGGCGCTCCGACCATCCGCCGGCGCGCTGGGCGGGCCCGGATTCGATGTTGAGCCGCTCGCTCGTCTGGAAGCGGCTCGCGCGGGGGGCGGACTGGTCGAGCGTCCGGCTGGCTTGTGCCGCCCCCGTCTGGCGCGCCCGCCTGATCGTGGCGCGACTCGATCCCCGGGACGTGGCGCTGTCGCTCGTGTTGGATCTCAGCCGCGACGAGGGCCGGCCCGCGTGGACCATCGACCGCGCTCCCGAGGATGCCATCCTCGCCGTGAACGCGGGGCAATTCATCCGTACGATGCCTTGGGGCTGGGTCGCCACGGACGGACGTCAGCGCCTTCGCCCCGGTTTCGGCCCGCTCTCCAGCGCGGTTGCGGTCGATGCCTCGGGGCGCGTGCGCTGGGCGCACGGCGACTCGCTCCTCGACGCGACCGGGGTGGTCGCCGGCTTCCAGTCCTACCCGACCCTCCTCGAGGGCAACGGGGTCGTGCCCGCGACGCTCAGGTCCCCGAATCCGCTCGTGAATCTCCACCATCACGACGCCCGGCTCGCCCTCGGCCAGACCCGGGAGGGATCCCTCCTGATCGTGATGACACGCTTCGACGCCATGGGCGATGAGGCGGGCGGGTTTCCGCTCGGCCCCACGACGCCCGAGATGGCGGCGATCCTGGGCGCCCTGGGGGCGAGCGATGCCGTGATGCTCGACGGGGGGATCTCGGCGCAGCTCCTTCTCAGGGAAACCGGCCGGAAGCCGCTCCGCTGGCCGGGCGTGCGGAAGGTCCCGCTCGCGCTGATCGCGCGGCCACGCCAGCCACGAACTCGGTGA